One Halobacterium wangiae genomic window, CTGACGCTCGCCGACGGCGATCAGTCGGTCGAACTCGAACCGCCCGCGGAGGTCGAGTTCGAGGTGAAAGTCGAGCGCGAAACCGGCTCCGGCCCCGACGAGATCGGTCTGGAGCTAGAACTCGAGTGGGACGACGTGGACACGGACGAGGTCAGCGGCGACGAGGGGACGACCGGCCTCGACATCTCCTGAAGCGGGACGGAAGCGACGCTGGTCGCTCCCGGTGACAGTACTGGCGGCAGCCCTGGCTGCCGAACGTGATGCAACGGAAAAGGTTGCGGAGCCGGAACGTCCGGCCCCGCAGCCGCCCTGAATTGGTCCCCGCTGACGCTTCGGCCCTCCAAAGCGAAGCGTCACCTGATGCAAGACGCGGCACGATAATAAATCTATCCCCAGACCCCATTTGTGCCGCTACATGTGTTCCTCCTCCAGTACCCACCCGAGGGCGCGGCGGTAGTACGTGAACATCTCCCGGACGCCCTCGTGGTTCATCTCCTCGGACTCCAGTTCTTCGACCAGGAACTCGTACTGCTTGCGGACTTCCTCCTCGTCTCTCATACGCTGGCCTACCGCCTGCAGGCGTATCAATCTCCGTGCAGACGAGTAGATTCAATAGCGGTCCACGGGAACTCGGGGACATGGCAGACGACCTACATCGTGGTCTGGAAGGCATCACCGTCGCGGAGACCAGACTCTCCAGCATCGACGGCGAGAACGGCGTGCTCGTCGTCGGAGGGTTCCCCCTCGACGAACTCGCACCCAATGCCACCTTCGAGGAGACCCTGTTCGTCCTCTACGAGGACCGCCTCCCGACCGAGAGCGAACTCGCCGACTTCCAGTCGGAACTGGCCGACAGCCGGCGGGTCCACCCGGACGCCATCGACACCGTGGTCGACGCCGCCGAACGCGGTCTGCCCGCGATGGACGCCGTCCGGATGGGCATCGCCGCGGCCTCCCTCACCCGGGACGGCGAGGAGGACCCGCACACCGACGCGAAGCTCGCGGTCGCACAGTTGCCGACCGTCGCCGCCGCGTACTGGCGCGCCCGCGAGGGCGACGACCCCGTCGAACCCCGCGAGGACCTCGGCCACGCCGCCAACTACCTCTACATGCTCGACGGCGAGACCCCGAGCGAGGAGCGCGTGCGCGGCCTCGAGACGTACCTCAACTCCGTCGTCGACCACGGGTTGAACGCCTCGACGTTCACCGCGCGCACCATCGTTTCGACGGAGTCGGACGTGATCTCCGCGGTGACGGGTGCGGTCGGCGCACTGAAGGGGCCGCTCCACGGCGGCGCGCCCGGCCCAGTCCTCGACATGCTGCGGGACGCGCAGGCCGCCGACGACCCCGCCGACCTCGTCCAGGAGATCCTCGACTCGGGCGAGCGCGTGATGGGGTTCGGCCACCGCGTCTACGACGTCCGGGACCCGCGCGCTGCCGTCCTCCAGTCGGCCGCCGAGGAGTTCTACGCCGGTCGCGAGGAGCGCGCGTTCTTCGAGGCCGCCCGCGAGTTCGAGGACGTCGCCGTCGACGTGCTCGCCGAGCACCGCCCGGACCTCCGGTTGGAGACGAACGTCGAGTTCTACACCGCCGTCCTGCTGAACGGCGTCGGCGTGCCGAAGGAACTGTTCACGCCGACGTTCGCGGTCGCCCGCACCGGCGGCTGGACGGCCCACTGTCTCGAACAGCTAGAGAACAATCGCCTGATCCGGCCGCGGGCCGCCTACGTCGGCGAGAACGACCGCGAGTGGACGCCACTCGCGGACCGGTAGGTCACAGTCGTCACTCCGCTCTGCGGACTCGAACCCCGGAACGGAGCGTCGCTCAGCTCGGGGTGACCTGCTCGCAGCCGATTTTCGTGCGGGCGTTCACGACGCCCGGGCCGGCTCTCTCGAGTGACGTCCCGTCAGACGCCTCGAACGACTTCTCGAACCCCTGGCTCGGGCTGTCACAGGCCGGGTTCTCTCCGGTCGCCGCTGCCGGCGCCACACCCACGCTGCCGACTACCAGCGCGAGGACCAGTCCCACCACTACAGCGTTCGTCGAGTTCATCGTTACACGTTGGCTCGCCAGACGGTTAAGGATTCGCTGGAACGCCGGGAGAGTGGCGCGTTCGGCTCCACTGTGCCCGACGAGAGAGACGGACTGGACACCGACGTGGTGCCCGGAGTCACTCGTCCGCCGACCCCGCCCTCCCGGAGTCGAGCGGCCGGAGTTCGATGCTGCCACCGCTGCTGACGGTGGCACGGAACCCCTGGCAGTTCACGGTCACCTCGACGAGGCCCGGTGGTGACTGGAGGACCTCGTCCAGCGCCTCCGTGTCGAAGCAGTCTCCGAGGGGAGCCAGCGCGAGCGAGTCGATCCCCTTCGCCTGCGCGACCGCCTCCACGAGGGCGAGAGACGGCTGGTCGCTATCCATCTCGTCGACAGTCCAGTGCGTCTGGCGGTCCGCGTCGTCCGACACCGAGTCGTTATCGTCGCGATTCGGGACCACGGATTACGCGTTGACGCCCTGCGGGCTGTCGTTGCAGTCCCGGAGCGGGCTGAGCGTGAGCAACCCGTCGTCCCGGACGGTCACGTGGTGCCCGTGGAACTCGAAGGAGAGTGTCCCGTCCGCGTTCTGGCCACCGACGTGGTCGTCGAGGACGGCCGGGTCGACGGTGTAGTACAGCGGACGCATCTCCAGGGGGCCGTCGTCCGTGAGCGAACTGAGCGCGAGGACGAGAGTGGTGCTGACCGCCCAGGGGCTGTCGTGCTCGTGGCGCACCTCGTAGACACCCGTCTCTGGATCGAACTCCGGTCGGACGTCTGTCGTGTGGGTTGACAGCATGGCTGAATTGGAACTGAGTAGCCGCTTCGTGTACTTGTATTCGCCGTTTCAGGAGTGGAATAGAATCCACGCGGTGGACGGCTGCCAGTCCTGGGTCCCGTCGGACCCGTGGTTGCCAACCCACCGCGGGGGACACGCGCAATCCGTGGGACAAACCCGGGCCGTGAGAGCAGCGGCGGGTAGCAAGGCTGGCGGCCCGCTCCGCTCGACGGCGGGTCCAGCGCCGAAACCGGAGCGTCGGCAGGACTACAGTGACACTGGGTCCGCGTCCGAGATGTGCCGAGAGTAGACGTCCTCGGCCCACGCCACGGCGGCGGGGTCGTCGCACTCGACGAGGATCTCCGCGTTGCTGTTGGCGTTGTGTGCGGCCATCCCGACCTTCTCCTCGGAGATGAACAGCTCGAAGGGGAGCCCGTCGTGGGCGTAGACGTCGAAGTTCCCAGTGGTGATGGTCTCGTAGGCTTTCTCCGGGTACTCCGCGAGCATGATCTCGATGACCTCCCTGTCGAATATCGCCTCGATCTCCATCCCGTCCATCATCTCGCGGTAGCCGACGTCGACGTAGACCGGCGAGATGACCGTCGAGAACATCCGGAGCCGTTCCGCGTCCTCGATGAACTCGATGATCCGGTGGATCGTGGCGTGGGGCTGTCTGGCCTTCCGCCGGACGACCGTCGCGTCGGTGAAGTACTCGACGGGGACGGTGCCGGCGTGACCGTCGATGGAGTTCAGGAACTTGTCCAGTGAGAGCGCGGCGGCCGTGTGAGTGCCGAAGGCCTCCGTCTCCTCCGTGACCATGGTGCCGACGCTGGTCAGACGGTACTCGCCGCCGGACTCCTCGACGAGGTCGCGGTCCTCGAGGGAGTTGATCGCCCGGTGGAGCGTCGACCGGGACATGTCCACTGACTCCAGGAGGTCGCTCGTGGTCGCCGACCCCGAGCGGAGCGAGCGCAGGAGTGGTCGTCGTCGGACCACTTCCAGCAGGAACTCGTCGATATCGTCCGGGGAGACGCCGTCCTGCGGGCAGTGGTCCAGTTCCTCTGCCGTACCCCCCTCCTCGCGACTGTCGTCGACGAGGTCGGTCCCACCGTCGGCGACGAGGACGTCGTCTCGTGGTGTCTCGGCGGTCATTTCAGCCCCCTGCTCATGAGGTGGTACTCCATCACCGTCTCGATGCCGTCGAGGTACGAGCCGACGTCGACGGACGCCAGTTCCCCCTCGAACTCGCGTGCGGCGTCACGTTCCTCGGTCCACTGCCTGAGGAACACGTCCTCGACGTCGTGGTCGTGGATCGTCCCGATGATCGCGCCGACCTCGTGTTCCCCGCCGTCCGCCCTGGACGCCCGCAGTTGCTCGGGCGAGACCAGTTCGTGTTCGAGCGCGTGCGCGACGACCCCCGAGGTGAAGTCCCCCTCGGCGACCTCGCGCTCCCAGGTGGTGACCCAGTTGCCGATCCGGACCATCCGCTGGGCGCGGTCGACCACGCGGCGGAGCGTCGCCAGGTCGGCCCGGTCGAACTCCGGGGAGTAGGCGAGGTCGACGTCGACGAACCCGAACAGCATCATGTTGTGTGCGTCGTAGGTCTGGACCTCGGACTCGGTGACGGCGTCGAGGTTCTGGTTCGCCAGGTAGGAGTAGTCCATCGCGTTGACGACCTGCTTCAGGTCGAACTGGACGATGTCCGCGAACTCGGCCGACCGCGGTCCGTCCCGCAGTCGCGCCGAGAACTGGTCCCAGACCTCGCTCGCGAACGCCAGGGCGTCGCGGTCGACGCCCTCGCGGGCGTAGTTCGTGGACTGGTGTTCGAACGGGAGTTTCGCGGCCTCGTCGAACGTCGCCCACTCCATGTGTTTCTCGGCGACGTCGTCGAGGACGCTCACGAACAGCAGGCCGAGCAGTTTGGCGTCCCGCGAGTGCTCGGCGTACTCGGGCGGGACAGTGGAGAGCGTGAACTTCGGGAAGAGGTGGTGCGCCCACTTCCAGAGGAACCGGTCCCGGTCGCCGATGAGCGTCTCGTAGCTGTCGACCAGGGGGCGGACGTGCTCGGGGAGTGGGTGGTTCTGGACGCGCTCGAGGGGAGCGCTCGACTGTTCGCCCGTCGGGGGCGCCAGTGGACTGTCTGTGGACTCCGTTTCTCGAGTGTTCATGGCTGTTCGTGGCGCTTGTCGGCCGCCTCGCTGGCGGCCAGCAGCGACTCCAGTGTCGCCGACTCGTGGTACTCGACGGTGCCAGCGACGGGGTCGTAGGTCACGACCCCCGCGGCGTCCAGTTTCGGCAGGTGGACGTGGTGGAGGTCGGTCGTGACGCGGACCCGGTGTGTTCTCGGTCCCGTCGTCGGGTACTCGCTCTCGACGGCGATGGCGAGCAGTTCGTCGAACGGTACAGCCCCCCGGGGATGTGCCGCGAGATACGAAACGACGGTGCGGCGACGCGCACTCGCGAGGAGGCGGTGCAACTCGTCGATCGGGATATCCCCGTCCTGGGGCTGGCTCTGCCCGCTGACTGGGGACACGGGAGTATCCCTCCCGGTGGGACTGTCGTCACTCATGCGACTCTGGGCAGACTACGGAAGGGGATAACCCTTCTCTGTAGGTCTGGGCTACTTCCGCCGAGAACCGCGGAAAGACGACCTTACTCGGCCGTTCGGGGCAGTCGACAGTGACCCGTAACCCGCCTCTAGACGCCGGCGAGCGGTCCTCCACACCGCGGTCGGTACGGCGACGGTCCGGCGGGCGCGTTCGACGCCGGGCGGGTCAGTTCCGGTCCAGGCGGCTGAGTCCGTGCCAGATGGCGTTGACCATCCGTTCCTCGCCGTCGCCGTCGGCGTCGTCCCAGCCACGGGCGAGGGCGTCCGTCAGGGCGTCGAGGTCGTGGTTCTCGAAGTTGTTCATCCCCCGGAATGCCTCCAGGGAGTCCCGGGCGTCCCCGTCGAAGTCGGCGGACGGCTCGCCGTCGTAGAAGCCGAGGTCGGCCAGCGTGCGCTGGACTGCTTCGGCGGTTGCGCCGTCGAGGTCGACGAACTCCTCGGGGTCCTCGCGTTCGAGCAGCGTGATGTCGTAGATGCGGAACACGCGCTCCAGTTCCGCGATGGGCGTCTCGTGGTCGTCGACGCGCACGTCGATCCAGCGGTCGTTCTTCCCGTCGTAGCCGCCCTCGGGCTTGGCGACGTACAGCGCCGCCGACTGCTCGCCGCGCTGGTCGCCGCCCGCCTCGTTGCCGGCGTAGAGGGCGGCGATCAGCTTCTCGGGGAGGCCGCCGTCTGTCTCCTCGAAGGCGTCGGCCATCGCGTCGACCGTCTCGCGGTTCTCGAGGATGTTCCCCTGGACGGTGTACTGCTCGCCCTGCCGGTCGCTCGCGTGGTCGAAACACTCCTCGCCAGTGAACGCCGCGACGGAGCCGTCCTGCCCGACGACCCCCACCTGGCGCTGCTCGGCGTCGTCGTCCTCGCTCGTGAGGCGATCGACGACCTCCCCGGCGGTGTGGCCCTCGCGCAGGAGGTCGAGGCCGTCCGGGCCGTAGGCGACGTTGGCGAAACTCTGCGTGGCGACCGCGCCGGCGTCCGCGCTGACGAACGGGACGACGGCGCCGACGCCGACGAACTTCGACTGCACGGCGACGCCAACGGCGTCCGTCTCCGGGTCGCGGGCGACGATAGAGAACGTCATGCGCGTCGGGTCGCCCGCCGCCGCCAAAAGCCTACGGCTCGTCCACCCCCATTGCCGCCACCTTGCGTGCCGTCAGCGGCTGTCGGCTCGCGAGTTCGCAGGCGAACCCGGGATGTTCGACGAGGTGCCACAGCACCATGTGGCGGCGGCCCGCAGTGAGCCCGCTCGCCGAGAGGTCCTCGGCGGTGAACTCCTCCGGGAGCCGGTCGAACAGCCGTCGCAGGCACGCGAAGCCGTCGAACACTTTGCGGTTGCCCGCGGAGTCGGCGCCCCGGCGTGCCACGACGTAGCTGCCGTCCGCGCGGTGTTCGCCCGTGGTGTTGAGGAACACCTCGCGGGCAGTCAGTGCGTCCTCGAGGGAGTCCCGTAGCTCGTCGGCGTCCTCCCGCGAGAGAAGCAGTTCCTCGCCGTCGACAGTCAGTACGACCCGGTCGCCCCGTCGCGTCGCCGTGAGTTCAGGCGAGCACTCGGATTTCTCGACCAGCCACGTCACCGTGGCTTACTCTATCCTCGGCGGCCGGAGTCTGTAGCGGTTGACTCGGCATCGTACACTCTGGTTTCCGGGATTCGTACATAAGTCCGGCGGTGGTACAGACGTGACCGAGTACCATTGCCCTCCACTGGCACGTGCACCGGGGAAACACACTTGTCGCGCCACTGGGATGAACGCTCGATGCCCTACTGTACCGCCTGTGGACGGGACGTAGAACCGTCGCTCGACTCGTGTCCCGACTGCGCGACGGAGCTCCGCGTGGGGTCTGCAACGACCGAGGACGAGACACGAGCGGGCCGAGAGAACACCGGGAATCGCCGACCGGCCGAGCAGTCCACGTCGTGGTCGCGCGCGAGGCAGGTGGCTACTGTCGGTGCCGTCGTCGGCATCGCCGCGTCACAGCTCACCTGGTTCCGGGTGAGCGAGCCCGCTGTCCAGCTGTCCGTCGTGGGAACGGACGGCGGCGGGATGTGGACGCTCGCCGCCGCCGCTATCGTCCTCGCGCTCTCGGTCAAGCAGTGGGAGCACAGGGGCCACGTCGCGACAGTCGCCCTCGGTGCTGGCGTCGCCGTCTACGCGCTCGCCCTCGTCAACGACCCCTACTTCGGGAACTCCCTGGGCGCGTTCGCGGAGAGCGGCGCCGGACTCCTGGTCTACCAGGTCGTCAGCAACCCGCCGAGTGGGTACTCTATCGGGTTGCTCCTGGAATCCATAGCGCCTGCCGAGGGCGTCTACTGGACGGCCGCGGCCGGCGCCGCGATGGCCTGGGGTGGCGGCCGCGAACTGCCGGCCGACGGCTGACGAACGCGTTCTGGACGGAGTGGATGTCGTGCGGCCCGGAGTCGTACTGACTTCGGTGTCCCGACGAGTATCGAATCGCTAGACGGCCCGGAATCAACTGTGGCAAACTACTATCCGGTAGTTGCCCGAACGTCTGGGCATGAGTGAGGACTCCGGCAGGGAGGTCGTTCACCGAGAGCTGGACCCGGAGCGGGGCGAGCCGAACGTACAGATCGCCGAGATCGTCGCCGAACTCAAGGACACGGACGCGTCCGAACTGACGAACATGTACAGCTGTATCGACCACACCATCGACCACATCTTCTCGAACCCGCCGTCGCCGGAGGCGGACGTCGAGGTCAGGTTCAGCTACGAGGGCAGTCGCATCACGGTCGAACAGAACGGGACCGCAACCATCGAACAGCGCCAGTAGCCGGCTATCGCCTGGTGGCTGGCGCCGACGCCGTCACTGGAACCCGCGTCCGACGTCGTCCTCGTCGACGAGGTCGTCGAGTTCCTTGTCGAGGAGTTCGTCGGCGTCCGCGAACTCGTCGGCGAGGTCCTCCATCCGGTCGGGCCGGCCGTACGGGTCGTAGTCCATCGGGCCGAACGCCGGACTGTCCAGTGCCCCCATCACGTCCTCGAAGAACGCGTCGGGCGTGGTCGGCGCGTCGGCGTGCGCCTGCACGACCTGTTCGAGTTCGCTCACCTTCTCCTCCGCTTCGTCCTCGTCCTCGATGGCCTGCTGGACCGCGAACCGGCCGGCGTCGTCGTCGGGCAGGAAGTCCGCGAGACCGTCGTCGACCTTCCGGGCGACGCGCGCCCCCACCCCACGCACCTCGAAGGGGTTCTTCGCGTACGTCTTCAGGTGGTAGACCCCCTGCGAGGGGTGGCCTAGGTAGAAGTCCTCGCCGACCCCCGAGGCGCGGTCGCCAGCCACCGCTCGCCAGTCGTCGGGGTCGGCGCCCGAGTCCACCACGTCCGAGACGATGTCCTCCCAGTCCCGTACTCGCATCGTGTCTCCCTATTCACGGCGTGGCCTTAAGCAGTCGCTTCGTCAGTCTTCGTTGCCTGAACTGGATTTTCGACCCTTCTAGTGTCGTTTACTCCCGAAAGCCCTCAGCGCGCACGACTCGGGCGGCTCGCTGCGCGCGTCACTCGCTACCGCTCGTTTCCGTGCTTGTGTCGGCGTGCTTCCCGTAGCCACTCGCCCCCTCCTGGGAGTCAGAGCTGCTACGTCCAACGAGGCCAGCGGGTCCGGCTCCCGTGACTAGGAGCGACACCGTTATTCGACGTCCCTCCCACACCTCCTCCGTGAACGTCCGGGGCGAGGTCACCGACGTCGGCGAGACCAGGTCGGTGAGCACGCAGTACGGCGAGCGCGACATCCTGGAGGTGCGCGTCCGTCCACCCACGGAGGCCGACTCGGTGCAGGTCACCCTCTGGGGGAAGTGGACGGAGACCGCCGACTACCTCGAACCGGGGATGGAACTGCTCCTGACCGAGGCGGAGGAGCGCGAGTGGAACGGCGAGACGCAGTACGCGACGTCGAAGGAGTCCTACGTCGTGGTGGAGCCGGACTTCCTCGTGGACGTGACGAACATCCGGTCGTTCGTGCAGTGTCCGCGGCTCTACTACCTGAACAAGCTCTCGGGACTGCCGCTGAAGTACCCCGTGACGAAGGGGACCATCGTCCACGAGGTGTTCGGCGACCTGCTGCGCGGCCGGGACCTCGACGACGCCATCGACGAGCGCGTCGACGAGGCGGGCCTCGAGTTGGGGCTGCTCGGCCGGGACCGCGAGGAGGTGGAGGCGGACGTGCGCGCGAACGCGTCGGCCATCGAGGGGTGGCTGAAACAGGGCCACTTCGCGGAGGACGGCGGCACGGAAGCGGACGACGACTGGCAGGCGGGCGACGACTGGCGCTCGGAGTACACGCTCATCTCCGAGCGGTTCGGCATCAAGGGGCGCTGTGACGCCATCCGGCGCGGGATGCCAGTCGAACTGAAGACCGGGAAGAACACGAACCGCGACCCGCGGTTCCACGACAAGGTGCAGGCCGCGTGCTACGCGCTGATGCTCGACGAGCGTGGCGTCGACGCCGACACCGGCACGCTGCTGTACACGAAGAACGCGGCCGTCGAGCGCGGCGAGGAGAGCGGCGACCTCTCGCCCGCCAAGGAGTTCTCCATCGGGAAGGGGTTCCTCGACTTCGTCGTGCGCCAGCGTAACCACCTCGCGGCAATCGAACACGAGGGCGAACCGCCGACGGGGTTCGAGGCGGACGCGAAGTGCGAGTACTGCTTCGAGCAGGACACCTGCATGGTCGTCTCCGGCCGCCTCGACCAGGAGTCGAAGGCCGGCCAGCTCGGCGAACCGCTCCCCGGGGAGGAACGCGACTACTTCGACGAGATATACGCGGCAATCGAGCGCGAGCGCCGCGCGGTCCACGACGAGTACCGCAAGCTCTGGGAGCAGACCCCCGAGGAGCGCGCGGACGACGACCGCGCGGTCATCGACCTTGAGCCCACGGGACGGGAGGAACTCGCGGACGGCCGGTGGCGGCTCACCGCCGACCGTCCGAGCAGCGCCGCGTCGAAGATCCGCGAGGACGACCGCGTGCTCGCCTCGGACGGCAACCCCGTCACCGGCACGGCGGAGATGGCGCGCGTCGAGCTGCTCGACGAGAATCAGGTAGTCGTCACCACCGACGAACCGGTCGAACTCCGGCGCCTCGACGTCTACCCCTCGGAGTTGAGCGTCGACCGGATGCTGACGGCCCTCCACGACGCGCTGCTGAAGGGCGACCAGCGCCGGAAGGACGTGCTGTTCGACCGCGCGGGCCCGGAGTTCGCCGACGAGGACCACGCGAAAATCGACAACAACGAGGCGCAGAACGCCGCGGTGAACCGGGCGCTGAACGCCGAGGACTTCGCGCTCGTCCACGGGCCGCCCGGCACCGGGAAGACGTACACCATCGCGACGCTCGTCCGGGCGTTCGTGGAGCGCGGCGAACGCG contains:
- a CDS encoding amphi-Trp domain-containing protein, with the translated sequence MPEEVLFVSEHRQTRGDVAAYLRTVADKLDGDAALTLADGDQSVELEPPAEVEFEVKVERETGSGPDEIGLELELEWDDVDTDEVSGDEGTTGLDIS
- a CDS encoding citrate synthase, with amino-acid sequence MADDLHRGLEGITVAETRLSSIDGENGVLVVGGFPLDELAPNATFEETLFVLYEDRLPTESELADFQSELADSRRVHPDAIDTVVDAAERGLPAMDAVRMGIAAASLTRDGEEDPHTDAKLAVAQLPTVAAAYWRAREGDDPVEPREDLGHAANYLYMLDGETPSEERVRGLETYLNSVVDHGLNASTFTARTIVSTESDVISAVTGAVGALKGPLHGGAPGPVLDMLRDAQAADDPADLVQEILDSGERVMGFGHRVYDVRDPRAAVLQSAAEEFYAGREERAFFEAAREFEDVAVDVLAEHRPDLRLETNVEFYTAVLLNGVGVPKELFTPTFAVARTGGWTAHCLEQLENNRLIRPRAAYVGENDREWTPLADR
- a CDS encoding HalOD1 output domain-containing protein, producing the protein MSDDADRQTHWTVDEMDSDQPSLALVEAVAQAKGIDSLALAPLGDCFDTEALDEVLQSPPGLVEVTVNCQGFRATVSSGGSIELRPLDSGRAGSADE
- a CDS encoding HalOD1 output domain-containing protein, coding for MLSTHTTDVRPEFDPETGVYEVRHEHDSPWAVSTTLVLALSSLTDDGPLEMRPLYYTVDPAVLDDHVGGQNADGTLSFEFHGHHVTVRDDGLLTLSPLRDCNDSPQGVNA
- a CDS encoding helix-turn-helix transcriptional regulator; amino-acid sequence: MTAETPRDDVLVADGGTDLVDDSREEGGTAEELDHCPQDGVSPDDIDEFLLEVVRRRPLLRSLRSGSATTSDLLESVDMSRSTLHRAINSLEDRDLVEESGGEYRLTSVGTMVTEETEAFGTHTAAALSLDKFLNSIDGHAGTVPVEYFTDATVVRRKARQPHATIHRIIEFIEDAERLRMFSTVISPVYVDVGYREMMDGMEIEAIFDREVIEIMLAEYPEKAYETITTGNFDVYAHDGLPFELFISEEKVGMAAHNANSNAEILVECDDPAAVAWAEDVYSRHISDADPVSL
- a CDS encoding DUF7344 domain-containing protein, with the protein product MSDDSPTGRDTPVSPVSGQSQPQDGDIPIDELHRLLASARRRTVVSYLAAHPRGAVPFDELLAIAVESEYPTTGPRTHRVRVTTDLHHVHLPKLDAAGVVTYDPVAGTVEYHESATLESLLAASEAADKRHEQP
- a CDS encoding DUF1028 domain-containing protein; protein product: MTFSIVARDPETDAVGVAVQSKFVGVGAVVPFVSADAGAVATQSFANVAYGPDGLDLLREGHTAGEVVDRLTSEDDDAEQRQVGVVGQDGSVAAFTGEECFDHASDRQGEQYTVQGNILENRETVDAMADAFEETDGGLPEKLIAALYAGNEAGGDQRGEQSAALYVAKPEGGYDGKNDRWIDVRVDDHETPIAELERVFRIYDITLLEREDPEEFVDLDGATAEAVQRTLADLGFYDGEPSADFDGDARDSLEAFRGMNNFENHDLDALTDALARGWDDADGDGEERMVNAIWHGLSRLDRN
- a CDS encoding DUF7528 family protein, yielding MTWLVEKSECSPELTATRRGDRVVLTVDGEELLLSREDADELRDSLEDALTAREVFLNTTGEHRADGSYVVARRGADSAGNRKVFDGFACLRRLFDRLPEEFTAEDLSASGLTAGRRHMVLWHLVEHPGFACELASRQPLTARKVAAMGVDEP
- a CDS encoding HalOD1 output domain-containing protein, which gives rise to MSEDSGREVVHRELDPERGEPNVQIAEIVAELKDTDASELTNMYSCIDHTIDHIFSNPPSPEADVEVRFSYEGSRITVEQNGTATIEQRQ
- a CDS encoding AAA domain-containing protein; the encoded protein is MNVRGEVTDVGETRSVSTQYGERDILEVRVRPPTEADSVQVTLWGKWTETADYLEPGMELLLTEAEEREWNGETQYATSKESYVVVEPDFLVDVTNIRSFVQCPRLYYLNKLSGLPLKYPVTKGTIVHEVFGDLLRGRDLDDAIDERVDEAGLELGLLGRDREEVEADVRANASAIEGWLKQGHFAEDGGTEADDDWQAGDDWRSEYTLISERFGIKGRCDAIRRGMPVELKTGKNTNRDPRFHDKVQAACYALMLDERGVDADTGTLLYTKNAAVERGEESGDLSPAKEFSIGKGFLDFVVRQRNHLAAIEHEGEPPTGFEADAKCEYCFEQDTCMVVSGRLDQESKAGQLGEPLPGEERDYFDEIYAAIERERRAVHDEYRKLWEQTPEERADDDRAVIDLEPTGREELADGRWRLTADRPSSAASKIREDDRVLASDGNPVTGTAEMARVELLDENQVVVTTDEPVELRRLDVYPSELSVDRMLTALHDALLKGDQRRKDVLFDRAGPEFADEDHAKIDNNEAQNAAVNRALNAEDFALVHGPPGTGKTYTIATLVRAFVERGERVLLSAFTNRAVDNALEALREQGFEDIVRVGTSTGVREDMEDLRLNQSGDPAERARALESADVVAATTSTSGSRVMREQSFDVVLVDEASQLTEPDTLAAINRGERFVLVGDHEQLPPVVRSGGRLSESLFQRLVETHPEAAVMLDQQYRMSQRIQAFSSGEFYDGQLRPATADVAGQTLADVGVETGGAVQNGVTFHDVEGTDDAHVDPVEAERVGDIVREYVDAGLDPAVVGVIAPFRAQVAEIGRRVPEGVSVDTVDRFQGSSKEVVVVSFVATGALDGPIFEDHRRVNVALTRAKKSLVLVGDETALRSEPLYDRMVEWASLD